A portion of the Magnolia sinica isolate HGM2019 chromosome 17, MsV1, whole genome shotgun sequence genome contains these proteins:
- the LOC131230766 gene encoding large ribosomal subunit protein uL11x-like — protein MAKDWKGLRVTVKLTVQNCQAKVSIVPSAAALVIKALKEPKCDCKKTKNIKHFGNISIDNIIEIARVMQPRSLAKDLSGTIKEILGTCVLVGCTVDGKDPKELQQEIGDEDVEVLTE, from the coding sequence ATGGCCAAGGACTGGAAGGGTCTCCGCGTCACTGTCAAGCTCACCGTGCAGAACTGTCAGGCCAAGGTCTCCATCGTCCCATCCGCCGCTGCCCTTGTCATCAAGGCCCTCAAGGAGCCTAAGTGCGACTGCAAGAAGACGAAGAACATCAAGCACTTCGGCAACATTTCCATTGATAACATCATCGAGATCGCTAGGGTTATGCAGCCACGATCCTTGGCCAAGGACCTGAGCGGCACCATCAAGGAGATTCTCGGCACGTGCGTCTTGGTGGGGTGCACTGTCGACGGGAAGGATCCCAAGGAGCTGCAGCAAGAGATTGGGGACGAAGATGTCGAGGTGCTAACGGAGTGA